Part of the Candidatus Binatia bacterium genome is shown below.
ACCTTACACCACCTCCACCCCAACCGACCGACCGACCAGCGATTACCCGAAATCCGTGCGATTCACCAATGCCCCTGGAAGGGCTAAACGTCCCTGGAAGCGCTACAAGAGTTGGCATGGGAAAGTATCCGCGAGAAGAGATTCTGGAAGCCTTTGAGAAGTACAAGGTCGCGCGCGACGATGCTTCGCGAACCGGGAATTGGTCGATTTGGGCGGCGGTCTTCACCGAGGACGCCCACTACATCGAGCATGCGTACGGCGATCTCAACGGAAGAGAGGCGATCCGCGAGTGGATCACCAAGGTCATGGCGCCGTTCCCCCACATGACCTTCCCCCAAGACTGGTGGGTCCTCGACGAGGAACGCGACGCCGTCGTCTTCCAATGCCAGAACCGTCTCGCCCACCCCACCGACCCGAACGGCGAACCCTTCCAGTTCCCCAACTGGTCCCGGCTCGTCTACGGCGGAAACGGCCAATGGAAATC
Proteins encoded:
- a CDS encoding nuclear transport factor 2 family protein, translated to MGKYPREEILEAFEKYKVARDDASRTGNWSIWAAVFTEDAHYIEHAYGDLNGREAIREWITKVMAPFPHMTFPQDWWVLDEERDAVVFQCQNRLAHPTDPNGEPFQFPNWSRLVYGGNGQWKSEEDIYNPARDAPAVIKAWLAAGGKFKSKELVKMSGDVG